In one Bactrocera tryoni isolate S06 chromosome 5, CSIRO_BtryS06_freeze2, whole genome shotgun sequence genomic region, the following are encoded:
- the LOC120776689 gene encoding neurexin-4 isoform X2: MNAFDLTRALLCCGIFFISCNIRNVTADSYNDYFSDYDCNQPLMEHAVLTATSSLNDRGPEKARLNGDSAWTPIENTYNHFLTLDLGEARKTRKIATMGRKHTQEFVTEYIVQYSDDGEYWRSYVNPSNEPQMFKGNSDGNSIHYNVFEVPIIAQWVRINPTRWHDRISMRVELYGCDYVAENLYFNGTGLVTYDLQYEPVASTRESIRFRFKTAFANGLLMYSRGTQGDYFALQLKDNKMILNLDLGSSLMTSLSVGSLLDDNVWHDVVISRNRRDIIFSVDRVIVRGRIKGEFTRLNLNRALYLGGVPNIQEGIIVTQNFTGCMENIFINSTNFVRAMKDSFEYGDAYRYTKYHTVYACPSPPIYPVTFTTRGSYVRIKGYEAQSTMNVSFFFRTYEDRGIMLHHDFASGGYVRVFLEFGKVKIDMKLADKPRIILDNYDEQFNDGKWHSFVLTIGRNRLVLDIDQRPMTTTKNIQISTGKVYNIAGGVDKNGFVGCMRMILVDGNYKLPKDWVQGEEVCCGDEVVVDACQMIDRCNPNPCQHSGVCHQNSMEFFCDCANTGYAGAVCHTSNNPLSCQAYKNVGHVNQRVNLKIDVDGSGPLEPFPVTCEFYSDGRVITTLSHSQEHTTTVDGFQEPGSFEQNIMYDANMLQIEALLNRSHTCWQRLSYSCRSSRLFNSPSEAGNFRPFSWWVSRHNQPMDYWAGALPGSRKCECGILGKCHDPTKWCNCDSNSLEWTEDGGDIREKEHLPVRAVKFGDTGTPLDEKQGRYTLGSLRCEGDDLFTNVVTFRIADATINLPPFDMGHSGDIYLEFKTTQENAVLFHATGPTDYIKLSINGGNKLQFQYQAGSGPLGVNVGTSYHLNDNQWHTVSVERNRKEARLVVDGSIKAEVREPPGPVRALHLTSDLVIGATTEYRDGYVGCIRALLLNGKMVDLKQYALRGLYGVSADCVGRCESSPCLNNGTCIERYDGYSCDCRWSAFKGPICADEIGVNLRTSSIIRYEFEGSFRSTIAENIRVGFTTTIPKGFLLGLSSNLTGEYLTIQISNSGHLRCVFDFGFERQEIIFPKKHFGLGQYHDVRFSRKNGGSTVVLTVDNYEPVEYNFDIKASADAQFNNIQYMYIGKNESMTDGFVGCVSRVQFDDIYPLKLMFQQNPPANVKSLGTQLTEDFCGVEPVTHPPIEIETRPPPLVDEDKLRKAYGGFSIVLGFILVILLLLLLLMIFLIGRYVHRHKGDYLTHEDEGANNADDPDEAVLHSRTGHQVTKRKEWFI; this comes from the exons GCGACTCCGCTTGGACACCGATCGAGAATACTTACAATCACTTTCTAACACTCGATCTGGGTGAAGCACGCAAGACACGCAAAATCGCCACAATGGGCCGTAAGCATACGCAAGAATTCGTTACCGAGTATATTGTGCAGTATTCGGATGATGGCGAATACTGGCGCTCGTATGTGAATCCATCGAATGAGCCGCAG ATGTTCAAGGGTAACTCCGATGGCAATTCCATACACTACAATGTGTTCGAGGTGCCCATTATTGCCCAGTGGGTGCGTATCAATCCAACACGCTGGCACGATCGCATTTCGATGCGTGTGGAACTCTATGGCTGCGATTATG TTGCGGAGAACCTGTACTTCAACGGCACCGGCCTAGTCACCTACGATCTGCAGTATGAGCCAGTGGCGTCCACACGTGAATCCATACGTTTCCGTTTCAAAACCGCTTTCGCCAATGGTCTGCTTATGTACTCACGCGGCACACAGGGTGACTATTTCGCTTTGCAGCTGAAGGATAATAAAATGATATTGAATCTGGACTTGGGCAGCAGTTTGATGACTTCGCTCTCAGTGGGCAGTCTGTTGGACGACAATGTGTGGCACGATGTGGTGATCTCGCGCAACCGCCGTGATATTATATTCTCGGTGGATCGTGTCATAGTACGTGGCCGCATTAAGGGCGAATTCACGCGCTTGAATTTGAATCGTGCG CTCTACCTCGGTGGTGTACCCAACATTCAAGAAGGCATTATTGTAACGCAAAATTTCACCGGCTGCATGGAAAACATATTCATCAATTCCACGAATTTCGTACGCGCGATGAAGGACAGTTTCGAATACGGAGACGCGTACCGTTATACAAAGTACCACACCGTTTATGCCTGCCCCTCGCCACCCATTTACCCGGTTACGTTCACCACACGCGGCTCATATGTGCGCATCAAGGGCTATGAAGCGCAAAGCACAATGAATGTTTCCTTCTTTTTCCGCACTTACGAGGATAGAGGCATAATGCTGCATCATGATTTCGCCTCGGGCGGCTATGTGCGTGTGTTCTTGGAATTTGGCAAGGTGAAAATCGACATGAAACTGGCCGATAAGCCACGCATCATACTGGACAACTACGACGAACAATTCAATGATGGCAAATGGCATTCGTTTGTGTTGACAATTGGGCGTAATCGTTTGGTGCTCGACATCGATCAGCGGCCGATGACCACAACGAAGAACATACAAATATCGACGGGTAAAGTTTACAACATCGCTGGTGGTGTGGATAAGAATGGTTTTGTGGGTTGCATGCGCATGATATTGGTCGATGGCAATTATAAGTTGCCCAAGGATTGGGTGCAGGGCGAGGAAGTGTGTTGCGGTGACGAGGTGGTGGTGGACGCCTGCCAAATGATTGATCGCTGCAATCCAAATCCATGCCAGCACAGTGGCGTCTGCCACCAGAATTCGATGGAGTTCTTCTGCGATTGTGCCAACACGGGTTATGCGGGCGCTGTGTGTCACACAT CTAACAATCCACTGTCGTGCCAGGCCTACAAGAATGTGGGTCATGTGAATCAGCGCgttaatttgaaaattgatgTTGACGGCAGTGGTCCGTTGGAGCCCTTCCCCGTTACTTGCGAGTTCTATT CCGATGGTCGCGTCATTACCACACTCAGTCACAGTCAAGAGCACACAACTACTGTGGATGGCTTCCAAGAGCCAGGCTCATTCGAACAGAATATCATGTATGATGCCAATATGCTGCAAATCGAGGCGCTGCTGAATCGCTCACACACCTGCTGGCAGCGTTTGAGCTACTCATGCCGTTCATCGCGTCTCTTCAATTCGCCTT CTGAAGCGGGCAATTTCCGTCCCTTCTCTTGGTGGGTTTCGCGCCACAATCAACCCATGGACTATTGGGCTGGTGCACTGCCCGGTTCGCGTAAATGCGAGTGCGGCATTTTGGGCAAATGTCACGATCCAACGAAATGGTGTAACTGCGATTCGAATAGTCTTGAATGGACCGAGGATGGCGGTGACATACGTGAAAAGGAGCATTTGCCGGTGCGCGCAGTAAAATTCGGTGACACTGGCACACCGCTCGATGAGAAACAAGGGCGTTACACTTTGGGTTCACTGCGTTGTGAAGGCGATGATCTATTCACCAATGTGGTGACATTCCGCATTGCCGATGCGACCATTAATTTGCCACCATTCGATATGGGTCATTCGGGTGATATTTACTTGGAGTTCAAGACGACGCAAGAGAACGCTGTACTCTTCCATGCAACTGGACCGACTGATTACATCAAATTGAGCATAAACGGTGGCAACAAGCTGCAGTTCCAATATCAAGCGGGCAGCGGACCACTTGGCGTAAATGTCGGCACAAGCTATCATTTGAACGATAATCAGTGGCACACAGTGAGCGTGGAGCGCAATCG CAAGGAAGCGCGTCTGGTCGTTGACGGCTCCATCAAAGCGGAGGTGCGTGAGCCACCAGGTCCAGTGCGTGCCTTACATCTCACATCCGATTTGGTAATTGGCGCTACGACTGAGTATCGTGACGGCTATGTTGGTTGCATACGCGCTTTGTTGCTCAACGGTAAAATGGTGGATCTGAAACAGTATGCCCTGCGTGGTCTGTACGGCGTGAGCGCCGACTGTGTGGGCCGTTGCGAGTCCAGTCCCTGTCTAAATAATGGCACGTGTATCGAACGTTACGATGGCTACTCGTGCGACTGCCGTTGGAGCGCATTCAAGGGCCCAATTTGTGCTGATG aAATTGGCGTCAACTTGCGCACAAGCTCTATTATACGCTATGAGTTTGAGGGCTCCTTCCGTTCGACGATTGCTGAGAATATACGCGTTggatttacaacaacaatacccAAAGGTTTTCTGCTCGGTTTATCGTCAAATTTGACTGGTGAATATTTGACAATACAAATATCGAATTCAG GTCATTTGCGCTGTGTTTTCGATTTCGGTTTTGAGCGTCAGGAGATAATTTTCCCCAAGAAACATTTCGGTTTGGGTCAATACCACGATGTGCGGTTCTCACGTAAAAATGGCGGCTCCACGGTGGTGCTTACAGTGGACAACTACGAGCCAGTCGAATATAATTTCGATATAAAAGCCAGCGCGGACGCGCAATTCAACAACATACAATACATGTATATAGGCAAAAATGAATCGATGACAGACGGTTTTGTGGGCTGTGTGTCGCGTGTGCAATTCGATGACATTTACCCGCTGAAACTGATGTTCCAACAGAATCCACCAGCTAATGTGAAATCACTGGGCA CTCAATTGACTGAAGACTTTTGCGGCGTGGAACCCGTCACACATCCGCCCATTGAAATCGAAACGCGTCCACCACCACTTGTCGATGAGGATAAATTGCGTAAGGCGTACGGCGGCTTCTCTATTGTACTAGGCT TCATTTTGGTTATACTGCTGCTGCTATTGCTGCTCATGATCTTCTTAATTGGCCGTTACGTGCACCGCCATAAAGGCGATTATCTGACGCACGAAGATGAGGGCGCCAACAACGCCGACGACCCGGACGAGGCCGTTCTGCACTCGAGAACAGGCCATCAAGTGACAAAACGGAAAGAGTGGTTCATATAG
- the LOC120776689 gene encoding neurexin-4 isoform X3, translating to MRLYGDSAWTPIENTYNHFLTLDLGEARKTRKIATMGRKHTQEFVTEYIVQYSDDGEYWRSYVNPSNEPQMFKGNSDGNSIHYNVFEVPIIAQWVRINPTRWHDRISMRVELYGCDYVAENLYFNGTGLVTYDLQYEPVASTRESIRFRFKTAFANGLLMYSRGTQGDYFALQLKDNKMILNLDLGSSLMTSLSVGSLLDDNVWHDVVISRNRRDIIFSVDRVIVRGRIKGEFTRLNLNRALYLGGVPNIQEGIIVTQNFTGCMENIFINSTNFVRAMKDSFEYGDAYRYTKYHTVYACPSPPIYPVTFTTRGSYVRIKGYEAQSTMNVSFFFRTYEDRGIMLHHDFASGGYVRVFLEFGKVKIDMKLADKPRIILDNYDEQFNDGKWHSFVLTIGRNRLVLDIDQRPMTTTKNIQISTGKVYNIAGGVDKNGFVGCMRMILVDGNYKLPKDWVQGEEVCCGDEVVVDACQMIDRCNPNPCQHSGVCHQNSMEFFCDCANTGYAGAVCHTSNNPLSCQAYKNVGHVNQRVNLKIDVDGSGPLEPFPVTCEFYSDGRVITTLSHSQEHTTTVDGFQEPGSFEQNIMYDANMLQIEALLNRSHTCWQRLSYSCRSSRLFNSPSEAGNFRPFSWWVSRHNQPMDYWAGALPGSRKCECGILGKCHDPTKWCNCDSNSLEWTEDGGDIREKEHLPVRAVKFGDTGTPLDEKQGRYTLGSLRCEGDDLFTNVVTFRIADATINLPPFDMGHSGDIYLEFKTTQENAVLFHATGPTDYIKLSINGGNKLQFQYQAGSGPLGVNVGTSYHLNDNQWHTVSVERNRKEARLVVDGSIKAEVREPPGPVRALHLTSDLVIGATTEYRDGYVGCIRALLLNGKMVDLKQYALRGLYGVSADCVGRCESSPCLNNGTCIERYDGYSCDCRWSAFKGPICADEIGVNLRTSSIIRYEFEGSFRSTIAENIRVGFTTTIPKGFLLGLSSNLTGEYLTIQISNSGHLRCVFDFGFERQEIIFPKKHFGLGQYHDVRFSRKNGGSTVVLTVDNYEPVEYNFDIKASADAQFNNIQYMYIGKNESMTDGFVGCVSRVQFDDIYPLKLMFQQNPPANVKSLGTQLTEDFCGVEPVTHPPIEIETRPPPLVDEDKLRKAYGGFSIVLGFILVILLLLLLLMIFLIGRYVHRHKGDYLTHEDEGANNADDPDEAVLHSRTGHQVTKRKEWFI from the exons ATGCGTTTGTATG GCGACTCCGCTTGGACACCGATCGAGAATACTTACAATCACTTTCTAACACTCGATCTGGGTGAAGCACGCAAGACACGCAAAATCGCCACAATGGGCCGTAAGCATACGCAAGAATTCGTTACCGAGTATATTGTGCAGTATTCGGATGATGGCGAATACTGGCGCTCGTATGTGAATCCATCGAATGAGCCGCAG ATGTTCAAGGGTAACTCCGATGGCAATTCCATACACTACAATGTGTTCGAGGTGCCCATTATTGCCCAGTGGGTGCGTATCAATCCAACACGCTGGCACGATCGCATTTCGATGCGTGTGGAACTCTATGGCTGCGATTATG TTGCGGAGAACCTGTACTTCAACGGCACCGGCCTAGTCACCTACGATCTGCAGTATGAGCCAGTGGCGTCCACACGTGAATCCATACGTTTCCGTTTCAAAACCGCTTTCGCCAATGGTCTGCTTATGTACTCACGCGGCACACAGGGTGACTATTTCGCTTTGCAGCTGAAGGATAATAAAATGATATTGAATCTGGACTTGGGCAGCAGTTTGATGACTTCGCTCTCAGTGGGCAGTCTGTTGGACGACAATGTGTGGCACGATGTGGTGATCTCGCGCAACCGCCGTGATATTATATTCTCGGTGGATCGTGTCATAGTACGTGGCCGCATTAAGGGCGAATTCACGCGCTTGAATTTGAATCGTGCG CTCTACCTCGGTGGTGTACCCAACATTCAAGAAGGCATTATTGTAACGCAAAATTTCACCGGCTGCATGGAAAACATATTCATCAATTCCACGAATTTCGTACGCGCGATGAAGGACAGTTTCGAATACGGAGACGCGTACCGTTATACAAAGTACCACACCGTTTATGCCTGCCCCTCGCCACCCATTTACCCGGTTACGTTCACCACACGCGGCTCATATGTGCGCATCAAGGGCTATGAAGCGCAAAGCACAATGAATGTTTCCTTCTTTTTCCGCACTTACGAGGATAGAGGCATAATGCTGCATCATGATTTCGCCTCGGGCGGCTATGTGCGTGTGTTCTTGGAATTTGGCAAGGTGAAAATCGACATGAAACTGGCCGATAAGCCACGCATCATACTGGACAACTACGACGAACAATTCAATGATGGCAAATGGCATTCGTTTGTGTTGACAATTGGGCGTAATCGTTTGGTGCTCGACATCGATCAGCGGCCGATGACCACAACGAAGAACATACAAATATCGACGGGTAAAGTTTACAACATCGCTGGTGGTGTGGATAAGAATGGTTTTGTGGGTTGCATGCGCATGATATTGGTCGATGGCAATTATAAGTTGCCCAAGGATTGGGTGCAGGGCGAGGAAGTGTGTTGCGGTGACGAGGTGGTGGTGGACGCCTGCCAAATGATTGATCGCTGCAATCCAAATCCATGCCAGCACAGTGGCGTCTGCCACCAGAATTCGATGGAGTTCTTCTGCGATTGTGCCAACACGGGTTATGCGGGCGCTGTGTGTCACACAT CTAACAATCCACTGTCGTGCCAGGCCTACAAGAATGTGGGTCATGTGAATCAGCGCgttaatttgaaaattgatgTTGACGGCAGTGGTCCGTTGGAGCCCTTCCCCGTTACTTGCGAGTTCTATT CCGATGGTCGCGTCATTACCACACTCAGTCACAGTCAAGAGCACACAACTACTGTGGATGGCTTCCAAGAGCCAGGCTCATTCGAACAGAATATCATGTATGATGCCAATATGCTGCAAATCGAGGCGCTGCTGAATCGCTCACACACCTGCTGGCAGCGTTTGAGCTACTCATGCCGTTCATCGCGTCTCTTCAATTCGCCTT CTGAAGCGGGCAATTTCCGTCCCTTCTCTTGGTGGGTTTCGCGCCACAATCAACCCATGGACTATTGGGCTGGTGCACTGCCCGGTTCGCGTAAATGCGAGTGCGGCATTTTGGGCAAATGTCACGATCCAACGAAATGGTGTAACTGCGATTCGAATAGTCTTGAATGGACCGAGGATGGCGGTGACATACGTGAAAAGGAGCATTTGCCGGTGCGCGCAGTAAAATTCGGTGACACTGGCACACCGCTCGATGAGAAACAAGGGCGTTACACTTTGGGTTCACTGCGTTGTGAAGGCGATGATCTATTCACCAATGTGGTGACATTCCGCATTGCCGATGCGACCATTAATTTGCCACCATTCGATATGGGTCATTCGGGTGATATTTACTTGGAGTTCAAGACGACGCAAGAGAACGCTGTACTCTTCCATGCAACTGGACCGACTGATTACATCAAATTGAGCATAAACGGTGGCAACAAGCTGCAGTTCCAATATCAAGCGGGCAGCGGACCACTTGGCGTAAATGTCGGCACAAGCTATCATTTGAACGATAATCAGTGGCACACAGTGAGCGTGGAGCGCAATCG CAAGGAAGCGCGTCTGGTCGTTGACGGCTCCATCAAAGCGGAGGTGCGTGAGCCACCAGGTCCAGTGCGTGCCTTACATCTCACATCCGATTTGGTAATTGGCGCTACGACTGAGTATCGTGACGGCTATGTTGGTTGCATACGCGCTTTGTTGCTCAACGGTAAAATGGTGGATCTGAAACAGTATGCCCTGCGTGGTCTGTACGGCGTGAGCGCCGACTGTGTGGGCCGTTGCGAGTCCAGTCCCTGTCTAAATAATGGCACGTGTATCGAACGTTACGATGGCTACTCGTGCGACTGCCGTTGGAGCGCATTCAAGGGCCCAATTTGTGCTGATG aAATTGGCGTCAACTTGCGCACAAGCTCTATTATACGCTATGAGTTTGAGGGCTCCTTCCGTTCGACGATTGCTGAGAATATACGCGTTggatttacaacaacaatacccAAAGGTTTTCTGCTCGGTTTATCGTCAAATTTGACTGGTGAATATTTGACAATACAAATATCGAATTCAG GTCATTTGCGCTGTGTTTTCGATTTCGGTTTTGAGCGTCAGGAGATAATTTTCCCCAAGAAACATTTCGGTTTGGGTCAATACCACGATGTGCGGTTCTCACGTAAAAATGGCGGCTCCACGGTGGTGCTTACAGTGGACAACTACGAGCCAGTCGAATATAATTTCGATATAAAAGCCAGCGCGGACGCGCAATTCAACAACATACAATACATGTATATAGGCAAAAATGAATCGATGACAGACGGTTTTGTGGGCTGTGTGTCGCGTGTGCAATTCGATGACATTTACCCGCTGAAACTGATGTTCCAACAGAATCCACCAGCTAATGTGAAATCACTGGGCA CTCAATTGACTGAAGACTTTTGCGGCGTGGAACCCGTCACACATCCGCCCATTGAAATCGAAACGCGTCCACCACCACTTGTCGATGAGGATAAATTGCGTAAGGCGTACGGCGGCTTCTCTATTGTACTAGGCT TCATTTTGGTTATACTGCTGCTGCTATTGCTGCTCATGATCTTCTTAATTGGCCGTTACGTGCACCGCCATAAAGGCGATTATCTGACGCACGAAGATGAGGGCGCCAACAACGCCGACGACCCGGACGAGGCCGTTCTGCACTCGAGAACAGGCCATCAAGTGACAAAACGGAAAGAGTGGTTCATATAG
- the LOC120776689 gene encoding neurexin-4 isoform X1 → MNAFDLTRALLCCGIFFISCNIRNVTADSYNDYFSDYDCNQPLMEHAVLTATSSLNDRGPEKARLNAGTSWSAKNSDFDQRLIIDLGYVRNVTHIALQGRPHSDEYVTEYSISYGISDLEFADYKEPGGNIKMFKGNSDGNSIHYNVFEVPIIAQWVRINPTRWHDRISMRVELYGCDYVAENLYFNGTGLVTYDLQYEPVASTRESIRFRFKTAFANGLLMYSRGTQGDYFALQLKDNKMILNLDLGSSLMTSLSVGSLLDDNVWHDVVISRNRRDIIFSVDRVIVRGRIKGEFTRLNLNRALYLGGVPNIQEGIIVTQNFTGCMENIFINSTNFVRAMKDSFEYGDAYRYTKYHTVYACPSPPIYPVTFTTRGSYVRIKGYEAQSTMNVSFFFRTYEDRGIMLHHDFASGGYVRVFLEFGKVKIDMKLADKPRIILDNYDEQFNDGKWHSFVLTIGRNRLVLDIDQRPMTTTKNIQISTGKVYNIAGGVDKNGFVGCMRMILVDGNYKLPKDWVQGEEVCCGDEVVVDACQMIDRCNPNPCQHSGVCHQNSMEFFCDCANTGYAGAVCHTSNNPLSCQAYKNVGHVNQRVNLKIDVDGSGPLEPFPVTCEFYSDGRVITTLSHSQEHTTTVDGFQEPGSFEQNIMYDANMLQIEALLNRSHTCWQRLSYSCRSSRLFNSPSEAGNFRPFSWWVSRHNQPMDYWAGALPGSRKCECGILGKCHDPTKWCNCDSNSLEWTEDGGDIREKEHLPVRAVKFGDTGTPLDEKQGRYTLGSLRCEGDDLFTNVVTFRIADATINLPPFDMGHSGDIYLEFKTTQENAVLFHATGPTDYIKLSINGGNKLQFQYQAGSGPLGVNVGTSYHLNDNQWHTVSVERNRKEARLVVDGSIKAEVREPPGPVRALHLTSDLVIGATTEYRDGYVGCIRALLLNGKMVDLKQYALRGLYGVSADCVGRCESSPCLNNGTCIERYDGYSCDCRWSAFKGPICADEIGVNLRTSSIIRYEFEGSFRSTIAENIRVGFTTTIPKGFLLGLSSNLTGEYLTIQISNSGHLRCVFDFGFERQEIIFPKKHFGLGQYHDVRFSRKNGGSTVVLTVDNYEPVEYNFDIKASADAQFNNIQYMYIGKNESMTDGFVGCVSRVQFDDIYPLKLMFQQNPPANVKSLGTQLTEDFCGVEPVTHPPIEIETRPPPLVDEDKLRKAYGGFSIVLGFILVILLLLLLLMIFLIGRYVHRHKGDYLTHEDEGANNADDPDEAVLHSRTGHQVTKRKEWFI, encoded by the exons CCGGTACTTCGTGGTCGGCGAAAAATTCCGATTTCGATCAACGTCTTATCATCGATTTGGGTTATGTGAGAAATGTGACACACATCGCGCTGCAAGGACGACCGCACAGCGATGAGTATGTCACCGAATATTCAATTAGTTATGGCATATCTGATTTGGAGTTTGCCGACTATAAAGAACCAGGTGGCAACATTAAG ATGTTCAAGGGTAACTCCGATGGCAATTCCATACACTACAATGTGTTCGAGGTGCCCATTATTGCCCAGTGGGTGCGTATCAATCCAACACGCTGGCACGATCGCATTTCGATGCGTGTGGAACTCTATGGCTGCGATTATG TTGCGGAGAACCTGTACTTCAACGGCACCGGCCTAGTCACCTACGATCTGCAGTATGAGCCAGTGGCGTCCACACGTGAATCCATACGTTTCCGTTTCAAAACCGCTTTCGCCAATGGTCTGCTTATGTACTCACGCGGCACACAGGGTGACTATTTCGCTTTGCAGCTGAAGGATAATAAAATGATATTGAATCTGGACTTGGGCAGCAGTTTGATGACTTCGCTCTCAGTGGGCAGTCTGTTGGACGACAATGTGTGGCACGATGTGGTGATCTCGCGCAACCGCCGTGATATTATATTCTCGGTGGATCGTGTCATAGTACGTGGCCGCATTAAGGGCGAATTCACGCGCTTGAATTTGAATCGTGCG CTCTACCTCGGTGGTGTACCCAACATTCAAGAAGGCATTATTGTAACGCAAAATTTCACCGGCTGCATGGAAAACATATTCATCAATTCCACGAATTTCGTACGCGCGATGAAGGACAGTTTCGAATACGGAGACGCGTACCGTTATACAAAGTACCACACCGTTTATGCCTGCCCCTCGCCACCCATTTACCCGGTTACGTTCACCACACGCGGCTCATATGTGCGCATCAAGGGCTATGAAGCGCAAAGCACAATGAATGTTTCCTTCTTTTTCCGCACTTACGAGGATAGAGGCATAATGCTGCATCATGATTTCGCCTCGGGCGGCTATGTGCGTGTGTTCTTGGAATTTGGCAAGGTGAAAATCGACATGAAACTGGCCGATAAGCCACGCATCATACTGGACAACTACGACGAACAATTCAATGATGGCAAATGGCATTCGTTTGTGTTGACAATTGGGCGTAATCGTTTGGTGCTCGACATCGATCAGCGGCCGATGACCACAACGAAGAACATACAAATATCGACGGGTAAAGTTTACAACATCGCTGGTGGTGTGGATAAGAATGGTTTTGTGGGTTGCATGCGCATGATATTGGTCGATGGCAATTATAAGTTGCCCAAGGATTGGGTGCAGGGCGAGGAAGTGTGTTGCGGTGACGAGGTGGTGGTGGACGCCTGCCAAATGATTGATCGCTGCAATCCAAATCCATGCCAGCACAGTGGCGTCTGCCACCAGAATTCGATGGAGTTCTTCTGCGATTGTGCCAACACGGGTTATGCGGGCGCTGTGTGTCACACAT CTAACAATCCACTGTCGTGCCAGGCCTACAAGAATGTGGGTCATGTGAATCAGCGCgttaatttgaaaattgatgTTGACGGCAGTGGTCCGTTGGAGCCCTTCCCCGTTACTTGCGAGTTCTATT CCGATGGTCGCGTCATTACCACACTCAGTCACAGTCAAGAGCACACAACTACTGTGGATGGCTTCCAAGAGCCAGGCTCATTCGAACAGAATATCATGTATGATGCCAATATGCTGCAAATCGAGGCGCTGCTGAATCGCTCACACACCTGCTGGCAGCGTTTGAGCTACTCATGCCGTTCATCGCGTCTCTTCAATTCGCCTT CTGAAGCGGGCAATTTCCGTCCCTTCTCTTGGTGGGTTTCGCGCCACAATCAACCCATGGACTATTGGGCTGGTGCACTGCCCGGTTCGCGTAAATGCGAGTGCGGCATTTTGGGCAAATGTCACGATCCAACGAAATGGTGTAACTGCGATTCGAATAGTCTTGAATGGACCGAGGATGGCGGTGACATACGTGAAAAGGAGCATTTGCCGGTGCGCGCAGTAAAATTCGGTGACACTGGCACACCGCTCGATGAGAAACAAGGGCGTTACACTTTGGGTTCACTGCGTTGTGAAGGCGATGATCTATTCACCAATGTGGTGACATTCCGCATTGCCGATGCGACCATTAATTTGCCACCATTCGATATGGGTCATTCGGGTGATATTTACTTGGAGTTCAAGACGACGCAAGAGAACGCTGTACTCTTCCATGCAACTGGACCGACTGATTACATCAAATTGAGCATAAACGGTGGCAACAAGCTGCAGTTCCAATATCAAGCGGGCAGCGGACCACTTGGCGTAAATGTCGGCACAAGCTATCATTTGAACGATAATCAGTGGCACACAGTGAGCGTGGAGCGCAATCG CAAGGAAGCGCGTCTGGTCGTTGACGGCTCCATCAAAGCGGAGGTGCGTGAGCCACCAGGTCCAGTGCGTGCCTTACATCTCACATCCGATTTGGTAATTGGCGCTACGACTGAGTATCGTGACGGCTATGTTGGTTGCATACGCGCTTTGTTGCTCAACGGTAAAATGGTGGATCTGAAACAGTATGCCCTGCGTGGTCTGTACGGCGTGAGCGCCGACTGTGTGGGCCGTTGCGAGTCCAGTCCCTGTCTAAATAATGGCACGTGTATCGAACGTTACGATGGCTACTCGTGCGACTGCCGTTGGAGCGCATTCAAGGGCCCAATTTGTGCTGATG aAATTGGCGTCAACTTGCGCACAAGCTCTATTATACGCTATGAGTTTGAGGGCTCCTTCCGTTCGACGATTGCTGAGAATATACGCGTTggatttacaacaacaatacccAAAGGTTTTCTGCTCGGTTTATCGTCAAATTTGACTGGTGAATATTTGACAATACAAATATCGAATTCAG GTCATTTGCGCTGTGTTTTCGATTTCGGTTTTGAGCGTCAGGAGATAATTTTCCCCAAGAAACATTTCGGTTTGGGTCAATACCACGATGTGCGGTTCTCACGTAAAAATGGCGGCTCCACGGTGGTGCTTACAGTGGACAACTACGAGCCAGTCGAATATAATTTCGATATAAAAGCCAGCGCGGACGCGCAATTCAACAACATACAATACATGTATATAGGCAAAAATGAATCGATGACAGACGGTTTTGTGGGCTGTGTGTCGCGTGTGCAATTCGATGACATTTACCCGCTGAAACTGATGTTCCAACAGAATCCACCAGCTAATGTGAAATCACTGGGCA CTCAATTGACTGAAGACTTTTGCGGCGTGGAACCCGTCACACATCCGCCCATTGAAATCGAAACGCGTCCACCACCACTTGTCGATGAGGATAAATTGCGTAAGGCGTACGGCGGCTTCTCTATTGTACTAGGCT TCATTTTGGTTATACTGCTGCTGCTATTGCTGCTCATGATCTTCTTAATTGGCCGTTACGTGCACCGCCATAAAGGCGATTATCTGACGCACGAAGATGAGGGCGCCAACAACGCCGACGACCCGGACGAGGCCGTTCTGCACTCGAGAACAGGCCATCAAGTGACAAAACGGAAAGAGTGGTTCATATAG